A genomic window from Flavobacteriales bacterium includes:
- the cas1 gene encoding type II CRISPR-associated endonuclease Cas1 has translation MANKTLFFSKPYHLHSRLEQLVIDDKETGEVHTRPVEDLGFVVLEHPQITFSQGIMRLFLQHNVAVIFCNEKFLPNGMLLNLDGNLVQTKRFRSQLEASEPLKKNLWMQTVKQKLVNQAAILKQEGKDHEALLFKAKQVRSGDPTNEEAKGAAIYWPRLLGSDFRRERFGDAPNAMLNYGYAILRAATARSLAGSGLHPTLGIFHRNQYNSYCLADDIMEPYRPFVDRLVLDWIEEHGMTNEVEKEAKAHLLGVLTMDTMVGKRQRPLMLALQETTASLAACFEGTDKSLKYASLN, from the coding sequence ATGGCCAATAAGACCCTCTTCTTCAGCAAGCCCTATCATTTGCATAGCCGACTGGAACAGTTAGTGATAGACGATAAGGAAACAGGGGAGGTGCATACGCGCCCTGTGGAGGATCTTGGTTTTGTGGTGCTGGAGCATCCGCAGATCACGTTCAGTCAGGGCATTATGCGGTTGTTCTTGCAGCATAATGTGGCGGTTATCTTCTGCAACGAGAAGTTCCTACCCAACGGTATGTTGCTCAATTTGGATGGTAATCTTGTACAGACCAAACGCTTTCGTTCACAACTAGAGGCGAGTGAACCGCTGAAGAAAAACCTGTGGATGCAGACGGTGAAGCAGAAGCTGGTAAATCAGGCGGCTATTCTGAAACAGGAGGGGAAGGACCACGAGGCATTATTGTTCAAGGCCAAGCAGGTGCGCAGTGGCGACCCTACCAATGAGGAAGCGAAGGGGGCGGCCATTTACTGGCCGCGCCTGTTAGGAAGCGATTTTAGAAGAGAGCGGTTCGGTGATGCGCCCAATGCCATGCTCAATTACGGTTATGCCATATTGCGGGCTGCTACGGCAAGGTCATTGGCGGGGAGTGGTCTGCATCCCACATTGGGCATCTTCCATCGCAATCAGTACAACAGTTACTGCTTGGCAGATGATATTATGGAACCTTACCGTCCGTTTGTAGATAGGCTGGTGCTTGATTGGATAGAAGAACACGGCATGACCAATGAGGTGGAGAAGGAGGCAAAAGCGCATCTGCTGGGGGTACTGACCATGGACACCATGGTGGGCAAACGTCAGCGGCCTTTAATGTTGGCGTTGCAGGAAACTACGGCCAGCTTAGCCGCCTGTTTTGAGGGGACGGATAAGAGCTTGAAGTATGCCAGTTTGAATTGA